From a region of the Corallococcus coralloides DSM 2259 genome:
- a CDS encoding ATP-grasp domain-containing protein yields MRPTLVVINGEQYWQRYFPESEVVFRRLQECSWVLRGGDLWCINRESAIRLDGVLWRVGAIRPDPRHRATLELIRLSGVPCSNPASVLARCHDRLSMLAEMREAGLPVIPFDAALGDDMLRRLERPVPFVVKVGNHHAGLGKALVRDAGAWPEIADLLFAADDYAVVEPFIDYERDVRCLAVGERMWAMTRASAGWKANVDTRKYHVIDPPPELAEHTRRAMRHLGADVLGLDFLQAKDGAYTLLECNDTPGLSGFPEELREDVAECLRVRMRQR; encoded by the coding sequence ATGCGGCCCACCCTCGTGGTCATCAACGGTGAACAGTACTGGCAGCGTTACTTCCCGGAATCGGAGGTCGTCTTCCGCAGGCTCCAGGAGTGTTCCTGGGTCCTGCGCGGTGGCGACCTCTGGTGCATCAACCGCGAGTCCGCGATCCGGCTGGACGGCGTGCTCTGGCGGGTGGGCGCCATCCGCCCGGACCCCAGACACCGTGCGACGCTGGAGCTCATCCGCCTGAGCGGTGTGCCCTGCTCCAACCCGGCGTCCGTGCTGGCGCGCTGTCACGACCGGCTGTCGATGCTGGCGGAGATGCGTGAGGCGGGGCTGCCGGTCATTCCGTTCGACGCAGCGCTCGGCGACGACATGCTGCGCCGGCTGGAGCGGCCCGTGCCGTTCGTCGTCAAGGTCGGCAATCACCACGCGGGGTTGGGCAAGGCGCTGGTGCGCGACGCGGGTGCGTGGCCGGAGATCGCGGACCTCCTCTTCGCCGCGGATGACTACGCGGTCGTCGAGCCCTTCATCGACTACGAGCGCGACGTCCGCTGCCTCGCGGTGGGCGAGCGCATGTGGGCGATGACGCGGGCGAGCGCGGGCTGGAAGGCCAACGTCGACACGCGCAAGTACCACGTCATCGACCCGCCGCCGGAGCTCGCGGAGCACACGCGCCGGGCCATGCGGCATCTGGGCGCGGACGTGCTGGGCCTGGACTTCCTCCAGGCGAAGGACGGCGCCTACACGCTGCTGGAGTGCAACGACACGCCAGGCCTGTCCGGCTTCCCGGAGGAGCTGAGGGAGGACGTCGCGGAGTGCCTGCGTGTCCGGATGCGTCAGCGCTGA